In the genome of Desulfovibrio desulfuricans, the window CGTGCTCCGCCTTGACCAGTTCGACCCGGAACAGGTCGACATGCTCTCCATACTTATTATCGGCAATGCAGAAAGCCGGGCTTTGGGGAACTTTATGCTCACCCCCAGAGGTTACGCGCGCAAAAAGACTTCCAATCTCGGCAACTTATCAAAATAGTTGGAATGTCATTTTTCCATAGTCATTGACTTACCGTAATGAGGGCCGTAAAATCACACCAATTTGTTCTCATCTGCCGCACAAAAGGAGGTCTGCCGTGAAGAAAGTTCTGGTTCTTACCTGTATCATGGTGTTTGCCCTGGCCCTGCCCGCGCTTGCAGCGCCCGCCGCCCCGGACAAACCGCTGGAATTCAAGGGTTCCCAAAAGACCGTTATGTTCCCGCACGCAGTGCATGCCAAGGTTGAGTGCGTTACCTGTCACCATAAGGTGGACGGCAAGGAAAGCTTTGCCAAGTGCGGCAGCGCCGGTTGCCACGATGACCTCGCAGGCAAGCAGGGCGAAAAGAGCCTGTACTATGTTGTGCACACCAAGAAAGAGCTCAAGCACACCAACTGCATCGGCTGCCACTCCAAGGTTGTGGAAGAAAAGCCCGAACTCAAGAAAGATCTGACCGCCTGCGCCAAGTCCAAGTGCCATCCGTAGGTCTGGTTGGCTGTCTTGCTTCGAAAGCCGCCTCCGGGCGGCTTTTTTGTTGGCTTGCCGACCTTGCCACTGATGACAACAGTTCCTGACTGTTTCCCGGCCAGACTTTTTTTGCAAAATCGCGGCAGAAGGCAATTCTGGCGCAAAGAGTT includes:
- a CDS encoding cytochrome c3 family protein: MKKVLVLTCIMVFALALPALAAPAAPDKPLEFKGSQKTVMFPHAVHAKVECVTCHHKVDGKESFAKCGSAGCHDDLAGKQGEKSLYYVVHTKKELKHTNCIGCHSKVVEEKPELKKDLTACAKSKCHP